A window of Adhaeribacter arboris genomic DNA:
TTTTGTAAGAGTTCTTCCCGGGAGATAATTGTCCCTTTAGCCTGTTTTTCCCATAACACCGATAAAGTGGTATAAGGCGGCAGAATCAATCCAATGGCATTAAAAAAATTGCTCAGGTTGGCAATGATATGTTGGGCCCCATCCGAATCACCTGTAATAATAATACCGCCTATTTTTCCTTCTAACCGCGAGGGTTTGCCTGCCAGTACTTCATCATGGAGTTCATCGAGCCGTTCGATTACTTTTTGAATTTCCGAAGATTGATTGTTCCACCAAATGGGAGTGGCAAAGAGGAGAATGTCCGCTGTTAACAGTTGTTCTAAAATCTGGGGCCAATCATCCCCCGAACCCATATTACTGTAAGTTCCGGGTAGAATTTGATAATTCACCAGCTTGATGATCGTACAATCAATCTTTTGCTGGCGCAAAAAACCGGCAAAGAACTCCGATAAGACTTCGGTATTAGATAAGCCTTCCTTTTTTAAAGTTCCTAGTAAAATAATAGCCTTCATCTGATAGGGGTGATTAATCGGTTCCTAATAATAATACTGCCTATGCTTTACTTCTTTTAAATTAATTTCCGCAAGCGTTGCAGTGCCTGGCGGGCCCGAGTCTTAACCGTGCCTAAAGGAATAGAAAGCTGCTGGGCAATTTCACTTTGCGTATATCCTTCGAAATACATCAAGTAAATAATAGTTTTATGTGGGATAGCTAATTGGTCGACTACCTTTCTCAGGCCAATATGCTCCGGCCGAAAGCCCTCATGCCCCAGCCGCTCCGCTAAGCTACTTGCCTCTTTTTTCTGGGTTTTTAGCTCTTGTAAATAGGTCCGGGAACGGGTTTTATCAATGGCTAAATGCCGGGCGATGTTGATGAGCCAAGTAAATAATCTGCCCTTGGCCTGGTCATAGAGATGAAAAGTAATCCAGATTTTAAGAAAGCATTCCTGCAGCACATCTTCCGCCGTTGGTTCGGCCCGGACGATGCGTAAAATTATTCCGTACAGGGCGGGAGAATAAGCTTGATAGAGGGCGGTGAGAGCCGCCGAGTCTTGGGCTTGCAGGGCCTGGATTAATTCAGTCTCGGCCATCGGGGGTTCTGTAGCCAGTGGTTGGCAATAGGTTACCTCCCGGGTGGGTAGCAGGAGCAGGGATTCTGGAAACAAGGAATGGTTGGTTAAAGGATTCTACGGACAATTATTTTCACTCGTATGCGCACTCTAACAACCAAGCGGCAGATAAACCTGTTTACTCCATCAGCAATCAGATAAACTTCTTAAATAAGTCACAATATATTTAATACGGAATAGAAAAATAAAGTTAAGTAAATAATTAAGTTTTTATATATTTTCTCTAACCGTACCTTTCTACGAAAATAATCGTGCGAAACTCCTTGGGGTAAATTCGGTAATCCGATTCTTCTCCCATGATTATATAAGTCCAATAAGTACATTTATGATAGATGACTTAAATGCAATCTCCATCAGAAAAACGGCTTTTTTACGAGAAAAAATCTATTTACCTATTCCCAAGCAAGATAATGTCTCTAAATTTTTATTAATCACTTTTGAGGACTAGCTCTTATTGAATTTAATCTAATAGTATCAAATAATTTATTCTGATCTCAGATTTAGTACTGGGTTGCTTAACGCGGCTTTTACCGATTGAAAAGTCATCGTTAAAACCGCTAAGGCTAAAACTAAGGCAGTTGTTATCACAAATACCGAGGGGAGAATGGGCGTTCTATACGCAAACTCTTCTAACCATTTACTCATCACATACCAGGTAATGGGGGTTGCTAGTAGCGAAGCCAATAGCACGGGCTTGATAAATTGCTTTAGTAATTCGGCCGTAATACTCAGTACAGTGGCGCCTAATACCTTTCTAATGGCAATTTCTTTAATCCTTAGCTGAATGGTATACAAGGAAAGGCCTAGAATGCCCAAGCAAGCAATAAAGATAGCTAAGAATGAAAAATAGCTGAATATGACCCCTAATTTTGTCTCACTGGTATACATAGCGTTTAAGGTATCATCCAAAAAGGTATATTCCAGCGATTGCTTCGGGGCTAAGCTGGTAAATTTTTTAGCTACTTCTTTTAGGACCTGATCGGCATTTTTTTGGTTAAAACGCAAGTATAAATATTGTAGCCGGTTGGGAAAATAGTGTAGCACTAAGGGCTGCACAGTTGTTTTTAGCGGGGTTATATTAAAGTTTTGGACCACGCCCACTACCTTTCCCTTTTTCAATACGGTATTAGGCTGTACCCATTGAATAGTGGTACCAATGGCTGCTTCTGATTTTTGATACCCTAGCTTTTTTACGGCTTCTTCATTGATGAGGAAACCTTCCGTTTTATCTAATGCCATTTTCTCACTAAAATCCCTGCCTGCCACAATTTTCATTTTCATGGTGCGGATAAAGTCCAGGTCAGTAAATAGCATTTGCATCGATTGGGCTTGGCTTAGATTAGAACTACCATCGTTCACCTGGTTAATCGGAATATTGGCACTTGGAATAGAGGAGGAGGCACTTACGGAATAAACTGAGCCATCTGCTAGTAACGAGTTTTTGAAAGTAGCCAAGCGGGTGGAATCCATATCCGGTAGTGGTAAAGAAAGTATGATGGGATAAAAAGAGGCAGTGAAGTGTTTAAGATGATGGAATGTTCGAAGTTCAGATCAAAATAAACTGTCCCCACTGCCAGAGCAGCAAGGTAGTAAAAAATGGCAAGAAAAAGAATGGTTCTCAGAACCTTCTATGTCGTAATTGCCAGAAGCAATTTCAGCCAATATATCGCTATAGAGGAGCGGATCCGACTACCAAGCGGTTGATACGGCGTCTTCTGGAAAGAAATAATGGTGTTCGTGACATTGAAAAGTTGCTGGAAGTGAGTAGAAAGTGTGTGCTAAGCAACTTGTGCCGACAGGGGAATGCCCTTAAGATTCAACCAACCCAAAAGCATTATAGATCCGTACAGATCGATGAAGTCTGGAGCTTTGTCGGAAAGCGCAAGAAAGGAAAATACTGGTTGTTGTATGCTTACTGTCCCCAAACAGATGAAGTACTGGCTTATAGTTGTGGCGGCCGAAGCGCTAAAACAGTACGCCAGCTACTCAAAAAGCTAAAAGGAGTGGAAATAGAACAATATTGTACTGATCATTGGAAAGCGTTTGCTCAGGTAATCCCCCGACAAAGCACACGATAGGAAAAGCTTACACTAAAAACATAGAAGGCGTGAATACTTGCATCAGAGCCAGAAACAGACGGTTCGTCAGAAAAACAACCTGCTTCTCCAAAAAGAAGGAAAACCATTTAGCAAGTCTAAACCTGATGTTTGACTATCGCAATAGACATAAAGCCAAACATCATACTTTGTAGTCCACAACTCCATATCCTTGGGTAGCGTTAGAATAACTACATTTTCTCGGTCGAACCCGAGGTTTTTACTCTTTAAAAAATTAAGTTGATGATTGACTAAAAAGGTACCAGCAATAAGCCCCATGGACACTACAAATTGGAGAGTAACCAGGAAGAGTCTAAGGGATAGACCTTTCCTAGAATTACTAAACTTGCCTTTGAGTACTTCCGTGGGTTTAAAAGCCGATAGTATTACCGCCGGGTAAAGACCCGCCAGTATACCTACGACTAATACTAAGCCAATCAATACGAAGGTAAGTAAGGGATTATGGACAAAATCGATCGTTAAGCTGCGCTCCGCCACGCGGTTGAATAAGGGCAAGGCCAAATAAGCCATAGCAATAGCTATAATCAAAGCTAATAGGGCAAAGAGGGTAGTCTCCGTTAAAAACTGTTGTAGCAGTTGCCTTTTCTCCGCCCCTACTACTTTTCGGAGCCCCACTTCTTTGGCTCGGGTCAGGGAGCGGGCCGTAGACAAATTGGTAAAGTTAAAACAGGCTAGAAGTAAGACAAACAAGGCAACACAAGCAAACGCATAGACATAGGTTATATTTCCATTCGTTCCTATTTCCCCGACCAGGTTGGAGCGTAAATGAATATCGGTAAGAGGCTGTAAATGGATGTCCTGTTTGCCATCGGCACTAGGATTGTTCAAAATGTACCGCTTCACAAAAGCAGGAAATTTGTTTTCTAAGCTGTTAGCGGCTGTGTTACTATTTAATACTACATAACTCTGAAACATGTGAAAGGACCATAATCCGCTTAGGTCTCCCAGCGTTGCCAGGGATACCAGAGAACTAAACGCAAAATGGGAATTAGCCGGCATTGGCCTGGCTAGAGCAGTCACTTCTACCGTAAGATTTCTGCCAAAAGAGTTGATGCTAAGGGTTTTTCCAATGGGATTCGTATGGCCAAAATACTTTTTAGCGGTTTCACTAGTTAAGATGATGCTATTAGGACGTTCCAGTGCCCGCTTCACCTCTCCCTTTTCCAAACTAATAGTAAAAACATCGAATAGAGTGGAATCGGCATAAAGCAAATTGTTTTCAAAAAATTGTTGTTCGCCAGGAGGGCCGATCAATGCTTTTTCGTCTTTTAATAGTCGAGTGTAACTTTTAATTTCCGGGTAATCTTTTTTCATTAAGGGTGCCCAAGGAGCGGGGGTTACGGCTAAATGGGTACTACCATTACTCCCGTCCATGGCTGATGTTATCCGGTAAATATCCTTGGCCTGTACATGAAAGCGATCATAGCTCTGCTCGTGTTGAATAAAAAGAAACATGAGAATACAGCACGCCAGACCAACCGAAAGGCCTAAAATATTAATAAGAGAAAAAACCTTGTTTTTCCACAGGGTGCGACTAGCGATTAGTAAATAGTTTTTCCACATACTTAAAGCAACTATAAGTAAATAATTTAGGGTACTATTTTCTTGAAGAATAACTTGTTCAGAGTCAAGTCATCCTTTTTTATCGGGTTAGGGAGGATGATGCCCAACCCAAAAGCAGTGGTTTCATTATCATTTTTATTAATAAAAGCACCTTCCCAGACTTCCTCTTTACCGTCGCTCATTTTCAGGGTGGCTTTAAAGTAAGCGTCTTGGATCTGAACCAAATCGGAAGTGACCTTCCTGGAATCAGGATAGCTGAGAATAGCTCGGATATTATTTCCCGTCTCCCTTTTTAATTCTAGTCGTGTTCCTTGATTTTCATCGACGTATTGGCCTATGTAAAAGGTAGACTCGTTACTGATGACCGGAGTCGAATGGATTACTTTACTCTTTTCCTTGACAATGCCATATTTTTCTTCCCTCTTATATTTTGATTTGCTAAAGGCATTACTAGCAAAGAAGGCCGCTTTTTCTTTGGGGCTCAAGCCTTGGCTAATGGCAGAAGAGTGGGTCAGAAGAAAAGTAATTAGCCCCAAAAAGAAGATTTTCATACGCTTATTCTTAAAGGATTGAAGATATTATCGGATGTGAACAACCAGATTTTATAGATATCCTCTTTAGGAATCCCATAATTTATGCCAAATAAAACTAATTGATTATCATTGTATTGTGATGAATGAAGAGTCAAAGATTGTATCACTTCCGAACAAAAACTGTTCGGAAGTGATACAGAAGAAAGAAAATAATAAATTTAAAATAGAAAGGTTTGCTAAGATTAGCGATAAGAAGAAAACGATTCCTTTTACTGCAACCAGTAGTCTTTTAGCAAGAATACCTTCAGCAGAGCGTTTTTGTCAAATGAAATAGCTCTTTTTATCTGGGACTATTTACTTGCAAAAGCCATTTTACAATGACCTATGCAGAAGGGATAAAGAGAGTTGCATGATGAAAACAAAGACATTAAATAAATTCGTGTTTGGTAGTATAACCTATCCCTAACAAAGCTCTTATTTAATAAGCTAAGTTATTGTATTAATGAAAAACGGTTATATCTATAATAAATTAGTGTCCGAAATATGTCCGAAGAAAATAAAAAACCCTTTTAGGAGTTACCTAAAAGGGTTAGCTGTGATCCCGCTGGGGATTGCTTTATTATTACAATAAGTTAATAATGAACAATTTAATATAAGCTGCTGACGTAAAAACTAACGTCTAAATAAGAAAACACGAAAAAAGCACCCGAATATCAGGTGCTTTAAAATGGGTTTCATCAATTTGGCTTTCACCAAACCAACCCTCTAAATTACGTTATTTTCCCCATAAAGGCTACTGCTGTCCTCTCCAAATAAGTATAAACTTAGGATTACCTATCTGGTCCAGGGCACTTTGAAAAGAAGCTAGTGGCGTAGAGAACATTTTACCCTGGTGCATGGGGTACTGATAATCCTGGTAGGCTAAACCAAAACTAGTATAATCCGCTTTGTATACCCACCTTGTTGCTTGCCAGGCTTTCACTTTTTCGGCTTCTCCCCAGAAAATTATTACTATTCCCTGGGCTTTGGCTCGGTCGCGGGCTTCTTTTAAGTCGTTCCAGGTCGCAAAGCCGGCTAGGTACAGGTCGCTGGATTCGGTGCGGCGGAGGTGGATATAGGGCATATCAGTATAAATACGGAATTTACTTAAATATGGAAAAATAACTGAAATTTCATGTTCATTATTTTGCACATTGCGTATAAGTTAGTATATTTGATACAGTTAAACAGAGCGGCGCAGCTCGATAAACTCTGCAAAAGGAAAATGACAATTCAAACCACCTCCGAAAAAGTTATTTTAGTTAATCGCGATAACGAAAAAATCGTTGAAATATCGCGTCAATTTTTAAACGAAGTAAATAACCTTATATTAGGCAAACAATTTAACGGCAAAGTTTACGGTTCTGAATCCAAGGGATTATCCATTTATTTAAATGGGGAAAAGGTTTCTATAACATTAGAACAAAAACAGGTTATTTATATCTTAACTGAAACTTTGTATCTGTACGATATCGAATTTAACGGCCAAATGCTTTCTAAAAGTGATATTGACGCTAAAATAGATAGTGGTAGTCCTTATATAATGGCATCCAGCTTTGTTATTTTAAGTTACGCTATGGATAACGCAAAAAAAGAAATAGAAATAGAAATAATAAACGAAAACAACATGGATGCATTAACAATCCCAACCCAAGCAGAAGCGGAACAAGTTTTCGGAGAGGTTTGCGCCGGATTACTCGATCATTTTAAATCCCCTCATTTTGATTATACGGGATATGGCGTAGTAGAAGATAAAAGATTAGGTATACACTGGGCGCATACTTTAAAAAAACTAACTCCTTTGTTTGCCGTTTTGCCCAAAGAGATTGTAAATAAAATAGGCTATGTAAATATGTTTATGGTTAATAGCGGCTTAGACTATTTACCTATTTCCCAAAAGTTTCATTTTGGCCTTTTTGATGCAACCGCAAATTTTGCCAGTAAATAAAATTTTAAATGAAAGGCAACATTACCGAAGAAGAATTGATTGCCGAGCGCAAACGGGTAGGTAATCTGCTCCGGCAAAAACGGGAAGAACGCGGCTACAAGCAAGAGGATTTTGCCCAGCTGACCGGCATGTCGCGTAGTACCATTTCCAAGATAGAAGCCGGTAATTGGAATTTCGGGATAGATACCCTTACCTTGTTTACTAAACATTTAGGAATTGAGAAATTAGGCAAATAAAAAAGCCCCTTACTCGGGGCCTTCTTTTTAGATGGGAAATAGGGAAGGCAGATAATAAAGGTTGGTAATTATTTATAATTGGATTTTATTTTAATGTAAACTTGTTGTAATTTTGCAACTTTTTTTCTACGTTGCTCACGTATACTAAAAAATCAAGGCCTTTAAGCCAAAAAATACGTATTTACTCTAAAAAATTTAAAAAAGGAAAAACAATGATAAAACCTTCAAAAAAACTTACTGTTACTGGTATTTTAAATAACTCTGGACGAATAACTGCTTTTTTCAATGAAATGCCAGGGTTGGTGGTTCAAGGAATTTCCGAAGAAGATGTTAAAGACAAATTAATAATTCTACTCGATGCATATATTATTCGGCTTGAATCAATGAAAAACAATCTTGATATTCAAACTACTTCACTAGCATGACCCGGAATTATTTTATAAATCATCTAATCGAACAGGAGTGTTATCCTGATGAAGAGTGCAACTCAGAAATTTCCCAGTTGTGGCATAATGCTATTAGTGGTGATGTGTGTTATGTGCCTTTAGACGAAGAACTAGAAATACCTACTTGGTGTCATATCATATTTGAGTTAGGAGTTAATCCTCCAATCGAATTTGATTCAGACTATCATGTTTATTGTACTTTTAGAGAAGATCATTTAAAACAAGTTGTAATTAATAAAAATAGGCAGTAATTTATATATAGTTAATAATAAAAAAAGAGGATTATAAACCCTCTTTTTTTATTATAGTTTACTTTTGCGGCTAAAAGGTTACTACGGTTATAGTTTACCCTAATTCTATATCCATCTTTTCTCGCTTATATTTAGTATGAGAGCAAATATGGCAAGAACAAGGTGCGCCGTGGGAACGATACGCATAAAACTTACCTTCTGTATTTTGCAGGTTCAGTTGCTTCAGCCTTTTTTTGTATTTGCGCATCTTGATTTGATGCCGTAAGCCTTTATCCATTCTTACAATTTTTCCTGTAAGCCTCAAGCGCGGTTAAACTAATAGCTAGTTCTTTAATACACTCAGTAATAGAATTTGCAGTAATAGTTATACCAGTATATTCTTTGCCTTCAATCCAAGCAAGATATTTGTTATCTGGCAAATCATCATAACATTTAATCTGGATGTTTAACTGATGATTATGTTGTATCGTTTGTACCATTATTTTACTACACTATACGTTAAAATACCTACCATTCCCAAAAACCCCGAAACCACCAAAAACAAAAGGATAAAGACGATATTAAAGTTATGGTAAAGCCAATATGTGGGGCTTCATGGTGCCTGATTACACCAACTATTAACAATAGAATAAAAATAGCATAAACCGACCAATAAAATCTATAAGCCTTCATTTCACCATATTATTAGTCTTTTCTTTATGGCAATCTTGGCAAAGCGTTTGAAAATTTGAGATACCACATGCGCCACCCCCATTAGAAACCGGCAGAATATGGTCTGCTTGCCAATTTGGGGTTATAACACCACAGTTGCGGCAAGCTCCTTGGTCTAATTGATAGAGTAGTTTTCTAATAATACCAGTATTCCCTTTAATAATAGCAAATTGTATATAAGAGTTATCTCTACATTTATTTGAATACCATTTTTTTCGAGGGTTATCCAGTAAATTACCACAACCGCAGGCGCATACTCCAGATAATACGGGGAATAAATCTTCTAGATTTAAATTTTTTTGGTATCTACTATAATTATCAACCATTACTTAACAAGGCTATAAGTAAAATGTAGGGATAGCAACTTTTAATCGCACTATGATAGAATGGAAATGTGAACAGTGGTTATCTTGTGCATACTAAAATCGAACGATAGTTTTACCAATACTAATACCCACGAAAGGAACTGGTTTAAAGGTTTCGGTAGGTGCTATTCCGTACCCGGCGCTTAGGCTTATATTCCAGTTTTTAGGTTTAGTGTCCTTTACGTATTTAGCATTAAGGTTTTGAAATTCTTTATCCAGTTCTGCCTGAGTTAATTTAAGCTGCTTATTTTCGTTATCGTAAGATTCTAATTGAGTATCCTTCTCTAAAATAACCCCATCCTTTGTTTTAGATTCTTTCTTTAAACTGGAAATAACCTTATCCTTAGAAGCTATTACTGCTTTCCCATTATCCAGGGTAGGTACTTTAAAATACCTGTTTACAATAACCGTATCCTGTGCTTCTGCGGCTATTCTAAGTGCCCTTTCTTCTTTTAAGCTATCCCGTATTAACTTTTCCCGAATGTCCGACTGTGCCCTATATTGGGCTTCTATCGTGCTATTATCCAGGCTTTGGTTAATAAGCTTATCGTGGTTGTCTACCCGCTTGGCGTTCTGGTTTTCATGTTGGCAGGATTTTATTAAACCAATTAACAGGAACAGCATTAGAAATACAATGCCTATTCCAATCCATAATTTTTTATTTTTCATTTCGAAATCCGACAATTAGTACAAGATAAATTCCATCGTTCAGCTTTTTCAATACCAGGGCATCCTTTGCAATAGGGTTTAAGAAAGGAAGTATTATAACCATTAGGCTTAAATTCTTCTATAAAGGGTCGGCGCATGAGCTTACCCATGTCTTTATTGTAGTAGCCTGGGGTCATCTTTATCCACGAGTATAGTCTTAGCATTGCCAACTTGCAGTTCAACTTTACAATTCTGAGTTGAGACTACGGGTGTATGAGTATTGGCAGGTGGCAAGCCAGTTAATGTGCTTATAATTCCTGCACCGGCACATATCTTACAGGTTTCATAACCAAACTTCGTTAAATTAAGTGTGCCATAATAGCCTTTCTCGCCATTACATTTAGGGCATAGTTGCCATGTATTCATAATTTTAAGGTTTAAATATCCAATTCATTATCGACCATAACACCGTCCAGATTGTCAGAACAGCTAAGCCCATGCCTATACATTGTAGCAGGGGTTTCATTTACTTTCTGGGTAATAATGTTCAACTCTCCATTCTCCAAACTTGGACATTACTTTTATGCCATCCGGACTAGTAAAGGTTGTTCTCCATTCACTAAGTCCTGTATTGTTTTTGAAACTTTCAATGGCTTGCAATACTGCTTGTACTGTTTTATACTTTTTACCCCAATACCATCGAGAACACTTTGTACCGTCAGAAAATATTACCCGAAAGGTTACTCGGTATAAACTTTCACTCATTTTTGTATTCTCCTAATAATAAGCGTAGCCACTAATAATAACATCCAAAAAGTAGGGTAACAGGGATCTATTGCAGCATCGGCAGGCGCGGCATTACGTCCAAAAAACCGCTTTTCTCATTCCCGATATACAGGTCTTTTAACAGTACTACCCGTTTATATTTAATGTGCCGGCTGTAAATACCTACCTTAAAATATCCGGGCATTTCGGCATCGTTGTAGGCGTTCGGACCATAATACTTAAGTACTTGTTTTCCGTTAATGGCCAGGATAATTAAGCCTCCTTCCGTCTTGTATCGTGGATCTGATTCGGAGAAAGTTTTGTAACTGTGCCTTACGTACCAGGTAAAGACTACATCCTGATCTTTGGGTAAGGGAATAAGTTTAAAGTTCTTTTTACCCTCTCTGTTCGTATTAGTCGTTACTTTTTTACTATCCCAACACACCATTACGTGCAAGTAATCTCCTTCCGCAAACAGCGCAATAGGTGGAACAAGGGGCTTTTCGCCTAGCCTCTTATCCTCGTGGTTATGCCATTGGGTTATTATATCGGGTTCTGAGTGCGCCTGCCAGTTTTCTACCGGGAATCGCATGGTATAGCCGTAGCGAGAAATTAAGCCGGGTTCGGAATCTTTTAGTATTTCCGAACGGACAACGCCATTCTTGTTATCGTTGGCGCTTAAAACAAACCGGGCCCACTTGGCACCTCCCAATTCCACGAACTGCAAGCCCATCGGATTAGCCGTTTGCTTGCGGAAACCTCTGGGCAAAGTGGTGCTGGCAAAGTCGTGCTGCGTACTTAGATTAGCCCGCTTTTCGGGTATCTGGAATACTGGGTCGTTGGGTTTCGGCTGCTCCGGAGTAGGCTCGTTCGGAGTAATCACCTCTGGAACCGGTACGCTTATTTCCGCTTCTTCTTGCTCAGGAGGGGTAACTACTACGGCCGTATCCGGTTGCTCTGGAGGTTCCGGTGTTACAACTGGTGGTTGGTCCGGCGTAACTACGGGAGGCGTTTCCGGTTGTTGGACTACCGGTGGATAGTACGAATGGTTATTGTTCTGCTTCTTTGGCTCACAGCTAAGCAGCAGGTTTAGGGAGAGGATTAAAAGTAATAGCCTTTTCATTTTATAACATTTCATAATGGTTACCGTCTACAAAGCCTTTAAAGTCCCCGCCCCAACGGTTTTGCGGGTGCAAGCTTTTCCAATATTTACCCAAAGGTGCGTGCGCCGTGGAATCGGTTACATATTTACCGCCGATAAATAAGTTTAAATCGCCTGCTAGCTTATCCTGGTGTTTGCTTCTATCTGCTTTGCTTTTACCGTGCGCAATGTTCCAGGCATGTTGTTGGTCCGTGCGTAAAAGTTCGCCGGCCGTAACTTCGTATCCTTGCTCAAAAGCCCATAGAATAAGTAGGGCAAAGTTTTTTAGGAATAAAGATTGTTTTTCGCGTAAAGTCATACTAATTCTCCGGCTTGATTTACTCTATATCTAGGTTTTGGTGCTTCGATTATTACATCAATCGGGCTTTTTACATCGGGAATCTTTTCAGGTGGGGTCTTCCGGTAGTTAACCGTCATTTTAGCTATAAAAGCCGCTCCTACACAGATGGAACGGACTGTTTTTAACCATTCGGCGTGTAGCCAAGCCGGGTGGAATTGTGGGTCGCTTATTTGCTCGGTAATAAAGTCCAGTAGTTCTGGGGCCGCCGCCAGAGTTAAGGCGCCATAGAAAATGCGTTTGAAGTAAGTAGGCGTAACCGACTTAAAAAGCCGCTGGTAAACCTCCCGTATTCCCTTGCCTATTACACCATTCTGGTAATACAGGATTATACCTAAGAGGACTAGGCAAAGCCCCGCTAATCCAGCTAGTGCCCCATATAGAATGTGTTCCTTATCAATGTGGAAACCGTTTATATTCATTAGTGCGTTTTAATTTTAAAGTGGTCCGCTATGTTCTGCGTAATTAAAAGGATGCGATTCATGGCCTCGCGTGGGTCAGACTTGGCCAGGGCGTCTTCTACATCGTGGACAAATTTTAACTGCTCCAGAGACATATCCCGGTTAGTTTTATTCAGTTCTTTTATTTCTAAATCTTTGGATTTAATATCTAATTTGTGAGATTCAATCAAAGCCGTTAATTCTTTTAGCCATTCTTTGCGCTCGGCTAAATGCTCTTTATCTCTACTTTGCACCCACTTGTATAAAACATATATGACAATCCCCATAAAGACTACTGCTGCCGTTTGTTGCAACAAATAGTCTATTCCTTTACTTTCCATCCGGTTCTTTGCGTAGTCGTACCAATAAGTTTTGTTTTATTTCGGCGGCGGCGGAAAGATTATCCCGGGTTTCTAGTTGGTTGACGCTGTTAATTACATCTTCTTCCAGTTTGTGCTGAATAAGCTTTTCCTTGGTTAAATCTTTAATGGCGGTGATGCGTACTTGCTTGCCCTGGTAGCGCACATTCTCCCCCTTACTTCTAAATAAAGCTTGCTACCGTCTTTATGCTTGCCTAAACACTCGTACTTCTCCCGGTAGTTTTGCCCCCTTAACTGCATAATCCTTTCGTAATCTTCCGGCCATATCAGTTCTTTTACATCGAGGTTTAAAAGTTCCGCTTCCGTATACCCGTAAATCTTACAAGCCTTTTGATTCGCGCTTACCATCTTGCCATCTTCTGTGCGAATGTGCCCCTCTAAAGAAATAGCCTCCATGGCTTTAAAAAGACTTATTTCTTCTTCTATTTCTTCCCGGGTCGGAATACGCAGCAGGCGCGGGTATAAATAATGCAAGACAAAAGCCGATATCGCCGTAACCAGGCCACGCATAAAAATTACTCCGCTTTTTAGGTAGAGATTCGGAAAGAAAATACTGGCCAATGTTTCTGTATTGGTAATTAAGGGTGTGCTAATAAATAACACCACGCAGACAATTACCAAGGGGAAACGCTGGATATCCCGGCGTTTGCGGAACAGGCGGTAGATGTTAAATAAAAGCACCCCCGTACCCATCACCAGCATTAGTACGCCGGGTAGAATTAACCAGAAAAAAAGCGGCTGGAGAGGGTACATATCCATGTTTCTAGTAAAAATTAAAAACTACCCGATATAGTTCTAAA
This region includes:
- a CDS encoding flavodoxin family protein, with the protein product MKAIILLGTLKKEGLSNTEVLSEFFAGFLRQQKIDCTIIKLVNYQILPGTYSNMGSGDDWPQILEQLLTADILLFATPIWWNNQSSEIQKVIERLDELHDEVLAGKPSRLEGKIGGIIITGDSDGAQHIIANLSNFFNAIGLILPPYTTLSVLWEKQAKGTIISREELLQKYEEEYTSTAEKMVKQILEFISKP
- a CDS encoding RNA polymerase sigma factor encodes the protein MFPESLLLLPTREVTYCQPLATEPPMAETELIQALQAQDSAALTALYQAYSPALYGIILRIVRAEPTAEDVLQECFLKIWITFHLYDQAKGRLFTWLINIARHLAIDKTRSRTYLQELKTQKKEASSLAERLGHEGFRPEHIGLRKVVDQLAIPHKTIIYLMYFEGYTQSEIAQQLSIPLGTVKTRARQALQRLRKLI
- a CDS encoding ABC transporter permease, whose protein sequence is MDSTRLATFKNSLLADGSVYSVSASSSIPSANIPINQVNDGSSNLSQAQSMQMLFTDLDFIRTMKMKIVAGRDFSEKMALDKTEGFLINEEAVKKLGYQKSEAAIGTTIQWVQPNTVLKKGKVVGVVQNFNITPLKTTVQPLVLHYFPNRLQYLYLRFNQKNADQVLKEVAKKFTSLAPKQSLEYTFLDDTLNAMYTSETKLGVIFSYFSFLAIFIACLGILGLSLYTIQLRIKEIAIRKVLGATVLSITAELLKQFIKPVLLASLLATPITWYVMSKWLEEFAYRTPILPSVFVITTALVLALAVLTMTFQSVKAALSNPVLNLRSE
- a CDS encoding ABC transporter permease, with amino-acid sequence MWKNYLLIASRTLWKNKVFSLINILGLSVGLACCILMFLFIQHEQSYDRFHVQAKDIYRITSAMDGSNGSTHLAVTPAPWAPLMKKDYPEIKSYTRLLKDEKALIGPPGEQQFFENNLLYADSTLFDVFTISLEKGEVKRALERPNSIILTSETAKKYFGHTNPIGKTLSINSFGRNLTVEVTALARPMPANSHFAFSSLVSLATLGDLSGLWSFHMFQSYVVLNSNTAANSLENKFPAFVKRYILNNPSADGKQDIHLQPLTDIHLRSNLVGEIGTNGNITYVYAFACVALFVLLLACFNFTNLSTARSLTRAKEVGLRKVVGAEKRQLLQQFLTETTLFALLALIIAIAMAYLALPLFNRVAERSLTIDFVHNPLLTFVLIGLVLVVGILAGLYPAVILSAFKPTEVLKGKFSNSRKGLSLRLFLVTLQFVVSMGLIAGTFLVNHQLNFLKSKNLGFDRENVVILTLPKDMELWTTKYDVWLYVYCDSQTSGLDLLNGFPSFWRSRLFF
- a CDS encoding helix-turn-helix domain-containing protein, whose amino-acid sequence is MKGNITEEELIAERKRVGNLLRQKREERGYKQEDFAQLTGMSRSTISKIEAGNWNFGIDTLTLFTKHLGIEKLGK
- a CDS encoding HNH endonuclease, with product MVDNYSRYQKNLNLEDLFPVLSGVCACGCGNLLDNPRKKWYSNKCRDNSYIQFAIIKGNTGIIRKLLYQLDQGACRNCGVITPNWQADHILPVSNGGGACGISNFQTLCQDCHKEKTNNMVK
- a CDS encoding heparin lyase I family protein — encoded protein: MKRLLLLILSLNLLLSCEPKKQNNNHSYYPPVVQQPETPPVVTPDQPPVVTPEPPEQPDTAVVVTPPEQEEAEISVPVPEVITPNEPTPEQPKPNDPVFQIPEKRANLSTQHDFASTTLPRGFRKQTANPMGLQFVELGGAKWARFVLSANDNKNGVVRSEILKDSEPGLISRYGYTMRFPVENWQAHSEPDIITQWHNHEDKRLGEKPLVPPIALFAEGDYLHVMVCWDSKKVTTNTNREGKKNFKLIPLPKDQDVVFTWYVRHSYKTFSESDPRYKTEGGLIILAINGKQVLKYYGPNAYNDAEMPGYFKVGIYSRHIKYKRVVLLKDLYIGNEKSGFLDVMPRLPMLQ